One genomic region from Grus americana isolate bGruAme1 chromosome 15, bGruAme1.mat, whole genome shotgun sequence encodes:
- the RBBP6 gene encoding E3 ubiquitin-protein ligase RBBP6 isoform X3 gives MSCVHYKFSSKLNYDTVTFDGLHISLCDLKRQIMGREKLKAADCDLQITNAQTKEEYTDDNALIPKNSSVIVRRIPIGGVKATSKTYVMTPKSHKILETAFRSRTEPVSGTSKATANLAEANASEEDKIKAMMTQSGHEYDPINYMKKPLGPPPPSYTCFRCGKPGHYIKNCPTNGDKNFESVPRIKKSTGIPRSFMMEVKDPNTKGAMLTNTGKYAIPTIDAEAYAIGKKEKPPFLPEEPSSSSEEDDPIPDELLCLICKDIMTDAVVIPCCGNSYCDECIRTALLESEEHTCPTCHQTDVSPDALIANKFLRQAVNNFKNETGYTKRLRKQIQQQQQQQPPPPPPPPPPPLMRQTITRNLQPLLRPAISRQQDPLMIPLASLASRSAAALSSLAPGQSPGLPVNPSSVVVSDLPPAVSLSLRGEKPDGPFRDADTVIPPAALVTAAELSKSSPLSISSLLEEKGYQVPVLRQPALPSLLGPQGQSIPTTGHPMRASTIRSAGGRPGWELSSNRGRPHSERAQRTQAPTLPASTPVFVPVPPPPLYPPPPHALPLPPGVPPPQFPPQFPPGQPPSAGYTVPPPGYPPAPANMSSAWVPTAVPTAHSNTIPTTQAPPLSREEFYREQRRLKEEEKKKSKLDEFTNDFAKELMEYKKIQKERRRSFSRSKSPYSASSYSRSSYTYSKSRSGSSRSRSYSRSFSRSHSRSYSRSPPYPRRGKGKSRNYRSRSRSHGYHRSRSRSPPYRRYHSRSRSPVFRGQSPTKRTIPQGEGEREYFNRYREVPPYDMKAYYGRSVDFRDPFEKERYREWERNYREWYEKFYKGYAVGAQPRPPVNRENFSPDRFGPPGTRRENSPYARGRREDYPGGQSHRNRNIAGNYPEKPSGRESHGIKDPTKSKEKEVENPLGDGKGNKHKKHRKRRKGDENEGFPTAELLEGARKPREPVTAEDVKTDSLFMLPSRDDATPVRDEPMEADSIAFKPVSEKEKKEKDKPKAKIDKTKRKVEVAVPPKKDNVIKPAKASQEKADTDREKSPRTEPPVKKVKEELPKTDSVKTSSSQKDEKALGTPRKVHPKVTKDHPETRPAKEEKAKKDHPKETKSEKPSNKEDKSKKPAEKSKPSDAKPEKRKRKADEKVDKEHEATSVKASKPEPAESKTSPKGKTEPDSEKGERTPEKDKSAFLNNPAKKIKLNRETGKKIVSGENVPPAKEPVEKPEPSSSKVKQEKTKGKVRRKVTAADGSSSTLVDYTSTSSTGGSPVRKTEEKPDTKRTVIKTMEEYNNDITAPAEDVIIMIQVPQSKWDKDDFESEEEDIKSTQVPTNIGKPASVVKNVSVKPPNPIKHNEKETEPLEKTQKTTKEASYESSQHDAKSSKSSVSNEKGKTKDRDHSLSDKDTSEKRKSNVQPEKDHSERAAEQGNGKNISQSSKDSRSSEKHDTGRGSTAKDFTPNRDKKSEHDGNRDHSSSKRRDEKSELVRRKDSPSRNRESTAVQKTKPRDERAEPSKKGAGDAKRSSYSPSRERKQSDHKAAHDSKRTLEENKTLDKNSGKEKEKEKHVPELKSNKEKEPGGNKPPLRQESPDVKNEKENVTGQNDKSVVKPKPQVSSSSRLSSDLTRETDEAAFVPDYNESDSESNVSAKDEEAAGKNPKEPKEKAVDKVKEDVAAPAAVDQPEASRSQSQSSPSVSRSRSQSPSESQTRSHSSSASSGESQDSKKKKKKKEKKKHKKHKKHKKHKKHIGNETELEKSQKHKHKKKKSKKSKDKEKDDQKVKSVPT, from the exons ATGTCGTGCGTCCACTACAAGTTCTCCTCCAAGCTGAACTATGATACGGTCACCTTCGACGGCCTCCACATCTCCCTGTGCGACCTCAAGCGCCAGATCATGGGCCGCGAGAAGCTGAAGGCGGCCGACTGCGACCTGCAGATCACCAACGCCCAGACCAAAGAAG aatacacaGATGATAATGCCCTGATTCCTAAGAACTCATCGGTAATTGTCAGAAGAATCCCTATTGGAGGAGTTAAAGCTACCAGCAAAACATATGTTAT gACTCCTAAATCGCACAAAATCCTAGAAACTGCTTTCAG aAGTCGAACTGAGCCAGTGAGTGGAACATCAAAAGCA ACTGCCAATCTGGCTGAAGCCAATGCTTCcgaagaagataaaataaaagctatgaTGACACAGTCTGGCCATGAATATGATCCAATCAA TTACATGAAGAAACCCTTGGGTCCACCTCCACCATCCTATACTTGCTTTCGTTGCGGGAAACCTGGCCACTATATAAAGAACTGCCCAACAAATGGG GACAAAAATTTTGAGTCGGTTCCCAGAATTAAAAAGAGCACAGGAATTCCAAGGAGTTTCATGATGGAGGTGAAGGATCCCAATACAAAGGGTGCTATGCtgacaaacactggaaaatatgCAATACCAACTATTGATGC GGAAGCCTATGCTataggaaagaaggaaaagcctCCCTTTTTACCAGAGGAGCCATCATCCTCCTCAGAAGAAGATGATCCTATTCCAGATGAGTTGTTATGTCTCATTTGTAAAGATATAATGACTGATGCAGTTGTTATTCCCTGCTGTGGAAACAGTTATTGTGACGAAT GTATTAGAACAGCATTACTGGAATCTGAGGAACATACATGCCCAACGTGTCATCAAACAGATGTTTCTCCTGATGCTTTAATTGCCAACAAGTTCCTACGCCAG GCTGTGAACAACTTCAAAAACGAAACTGGCTACACAAAAAGGCTTCGTAAGCAGattcagcagcaacagcagcagcagccaccaccacctccaccacctccaccGCCACCCCTAATGAGACAAACAATAACACGCAACCTGCAACCTCTGCTCCGGCCAGCTATTTCCAGACAGCAGGACCCACTAATGATACCATTAGCTTCTCTGGCTTCtcgttctgctgctgctttgtcatCGTTGGCCCCTGGTCAGTCACCTGGGCTGCCCGTAAATCCATCTTCTGTTGTTGTCTCTGATCTCCCTCCAGCAGTGTCCCTATCTCTCCGTGGTGAAAAGCCAGATGGACCTTTTCG TGATGCCGATACTGTCAtacctcctgctgctctggtgaCTGCCGCTGAACTTTCTAAATCTTCCCCTCTGTCAATCAGCAGTTTGTTGGAAGAGAag GGCTATCAGGTTCCTGTACTAAGACAACCAGCGTTACCAAGTCTTCTGGGCCCCCAAGGACAATCCATACCCACAACTG GTCATCCAATGAGAGCCAGTACAATTCGCTCAGCAGGCGGCAGGCCAGGCTGGGAACT AAGTTCAAATCGAGGACGCCCGCATAGTGAACGTGCACAAAGGACTCAGGCCCCAACACTACCAGCATCTACACCAGTCTTTGTGCCTGTGCCTCCACCTCCCCTGTATCCTCCACCACCCCATGCACTTCCTCTTCCACCGGGGGTACCACCACCACAGTTTCCTCCTCAGTTTCCACCTGGTCAGCCTCCATCTGCTGGGTACACTGTCCCCCCTCCAGGATaccccccagctcctgcaaacATGTCATCAGCTTGGGTACCAACAGCAGTACCAACGGCTCATTCAAATACCATCCCAACGACACAAGCACCTCCTTTATCTAGGGAGGAGTTTTACAGAGAACAACGGAGGCTTAAAGAGGA ggaaaagaaaaagtccaAACTTGATGAGTTTACAAATGATTTTGCTAAGGAATTGATGGAATATAAAAAGATTCAAAAGGAGCGTAGGCGTTCGTTTTCCAG gtccaagtctccctaTAGTGCTTCATCTTACTCTAGAAGTTCTTATACCTACTCAAAGTCAAGATCAGGTTCTTCCCGCTCTCGCTCCTACTCTCGATCGTTTAGTCGTTCCCATTCTCGTTCCTACTCACGGTCACCACCATATCCAAGAAGAGGCAAAGGAAAGAGTCGTAATTACCGTTCTAGGTCAAGGTCACATGGTTATCACCGGTCAAGGTCAAGGTCGCCCCCCTACAGACGATACCATTCACGATCAAGGTCTCCAGTATTTAGAGGCCAGTCTCCCACTAAACggactatacctcaaggggaaggagaaagggaatatTTTAACAGATACAGAGAAGTTCCACCATATGATATGAAAGCTTACTATGGCAGATCTGTTGACTTTAGAGAtccatttgaaaaggaaagatacAGAGAATGGGAAAGGAACTATAGAGAATGGTATGAAAAGTTTTACAAGGGCTATGCTGTTGGTGCTCAGCCTCGACCTCCAGTAAATAGAGAGAACTTTTCTCCAGATAGGTTTGGGCCACCTGGGACCAGACGAGAGAATTCACCGTATGCTCGGGGACGTAGGGAGGATTATCCTGGTGGGCAGAGCCACAGAAATCGTAATATAGCTGGAAATTACCCTGAAAAGCCTTCTGGAAGAGAGAGCCATGGCATCAAAGATCCTACAAAATCAAAAGAGAAGGAGGTGGAAAATCCCCTGGGAGATggcaaaggaaataaacataaaaaacaccggaagagaagaaaaggggatGAGAATGAAGGATTTCCCACTGCTGAGTTGTTAGAAGGTGCAAGAAAACCAAGAGAGCCAGTTACAGCAGAAGACGTTAAAACGGACTCTCTGTTCATGCTCCCAAGCAGAGATGATGCCACCCCTGTGAGAGACGAGCCTATGGAAGCAGACTCTATTGCTTTCAAACCGGTgtctgaaaaggagaaaaaagagaaggataaGCCAAAAGCAAAAATTGACAAGACAAAGCGGAAAGTTGAAGTGGCTGTTCCTCCCAAGAAAGACAATGTAATAAAACCAGCTAAAGCATCCCAAGAGAAGGCAGACACCGATCGTGAAAAATCTCCTCGAACAGAACCTCCTGTGAAAAAAGTGAAGGAGGAGTTGCCAAAGACTGACAGTGTTAAAACATCTTCCTCTCAAAAGGATGAGAAGGCTCTTGGTACCCCACGGAAAGTTCACCCCAAAGTAACAAAAGATCACCCAGAAACCAGACCAGCcaaggaggaaaaggcaaagaaagacCATCCAAAAGAAACCAAGTCGGAGAAGCCCTCCAACAAAGAGGACAAGTcaaaaaaacctgctgaaaaaagcaaaccttctgatgcaaaacctgaaaaaagaaaaagaaaagcagatgaaaaggTTGATAAAGAACATGAAGCCACTTCCGTAAAGGCCTCTAAGCCAGAACCTGCTGAATCAAAAACATCGCCGAAGGGGAAGACTGAGCCTGATAGTGAAAAAGGAGAGCGAACTCCAGAGAAGgataaatctgcttttcttaACAACCCTGCAAAAAAGATTAAACTTAACCGAGAAACTGGCAAAAAGATTGTGAGTGGAGAAAATGTGCCACCTGCAAAGGAACCTGTTGAGAAACCCGagccaagcagcagcaaagttaaacaagaaaaaacaaagggaaaagtgagaagaaaagtaACAGCAGCTGATGGATCTAGTTCAACTCTTGTAGATTACACCAG caCTAGTTCTACTGGAGGAAGCCCTGTtagaaagactgaagaaaagcCAGATACAAAACGAACTGTCATTAAGACCATGGAGGAGTATAATAATGATATAACAGCCCCTGCTGAAGACGTCATTATTATGATCCAGGTCCCTCAGTCAAAGTGGGATAAAGATGACTTTGAGTCTGAAGAGGAAGACATTAAATCTACCCAGGTGCCTACAAACATAGGAAAACCTGCTAGTGTTGTAAAAAATGTGAGCGTTAAGCCACCAAACCCCATAAAACACAATGAGAAAGAGACGGAGCCTttggagaaaacacagaaaactacAAAAGAGGCAAGTTACGAAAGCTCCCAGCATGATGCAAAAAGTTCAAAAAGTTCCGTGTcgaatgaaaaaggaaaaaccaaagACCGGGATCATTCTTTGTCAGACAAGGACACTTCtgagaagagaaagagcaaCGTTCAGCCAGAAAAAGACCACTCGGAACGTGCAGCTGagcaaggaaatggaaaaaatatttctcaatcTTCCAAAGACAGCAGATCTTCAGAGAAACATGATACTGGTCGTGGATCCACTGCTAAAGACTTTACTCCTAACCGAGACAAAAAGTCTGAGCATGATGGCAACAGAGATCATTCTAGTTCCAAGCGTAGAGATGAAAAGAGTGAATTAGTAAGGAGAAAAGACTCCCCTTCTCGAAACAGAGAGTCTACAGCAGTACAGAAAACTAAGCCAAGAGACGAACGAGCAGAGCCGTCCAAAAAGGGTGCTGGAGATGCCAAAAGGAGCAGCTACAGTCCTTCGCGTGAGCGGAAGCAGTCTGATCACAAAGCTGCTCACGATTCCAAGCGTACattggaggaaaacaaaactctagataaaaattcaggaaaagagaaggagaaagagaagcatGTACCAGAACTAAAGAGCAATAAAGAGAAAGAGCCAGGTGGTAATAAACCGCCTTTGAGACAAGAATccccagatgtaaaaaatgagaaagagaacGTGACTGGACAAAACGATAAAAGTGTTGTCAAGCCCAAGCCTCAGGTAAGCAGCTCCTCACGGCTCTCTTCTGATCTAACTCGAGAGACTGATGAGGCTGCGTTTGTACCAGACTATAATGAAAGTGACAGCGAGAGTAACGTATCTGCAAAAGATGaagaagctgcaggaaaaaatccTAAAGAACCGAAAGAAAAGGCTGTTGATAAGGTGAAAGAGGATGTGGCAGCACCTGCTGCTGTTGACCAGCCTGAAGCGAGCAGAAGTCAAAGTCAAAGCAGTCCCAGCGTTAGCCGCAGCCGTAGTCAAAGCCCTTCTGAGAGTCAGACTCGAAGccacagcagcagtgccagctcAGGAGAGAGTcaagacagcaagaaaaagaaaaagaagaaagagaagaagaagcACAAGAAGCATAAGAAACACAAGAAGCATAAGAAACACATTGGAAACGAAACGGAATTGGAAAAGAGccaaaaacacaaacacaagaagaaaaaatcgAAGAAGAGCAAAGATAAAGAGAAAGATGACCAAAAAGTGAAATCTGTCCCTACATAG
- the RBBP6 gene encoding E3 ubiquitin-protein ligase RBBP6 isoform X1, translated as MSCVHYKFSSKLNYDTVTFDGLHISLCDLKRQIMGREKLKAADCDLQITNAQTKEEYTDDNALIPKNSSVIVRRIPIGGVKATSKTYVMTPKSHKILETAFRSRTEPVSGTSKAIDDSSASISLAQLTKTANLAEANASEEDKIKAMMTQSGHEYDPINYMKKPLGPPPPSYTCFRCGKPGHYIKNCPTNGDKNFESVPRIKKSTGIPRSFMMEVKDPNTKGAMLTNTGKYAIPTIDAEAYAIGKKEKPPFLPEEPSSSSEEDDPIPDELLCLICKDIMTDAVVIPCCGNSYCDECIRTALLESEEHTCPTCHQTDVSPDALIANKFLRQAVNNFKNETGYTKRLRKQIQQQQQQQPPPPPPPPPPPLMRQTITRNLQPLLRPAISRQQDPLMIPLASLASRSAAALSSLAPGQSPGLPVNPSSVVVSDLPPAVSLSLRGEKPDGPFRDADTVIPPAALVTAAELSKSSPLSISSLLEEKGYQVPVLRQPALPSLLGPQGQSIPTTGHPMRASTIRSAGGRPGWELSSNRGRPHSERAQRTQAPTLPASTPVFVPVPPPPLYPPPPHALPLPPGVPPPQFPPQFPPGQPPSAGYTVPPPGYPPAPANMSSAWVPTAVPTAHSNTIPTTQAPPLSREEFYREQRRLKEEEKKKSKLDEFTNDFAKELMEYKKIQKERRRSFSRSKSPYSASSYSRSSYTYSKSRSGSSRSRSYSRSFSRSHSRSYSRSPPYPRRGKGKSRNYRSRSRSHGYHRSRSRSPPYRRYHSRSRSPVFRGQSPTKRTIPQGEGEREYFNRYREVPPYDMKAYYGRSVDFRDPFEKERYREWERNYREWYEKFYKGYAVGAQPRPPVNRENFSPDRFGPPGTRRENSPYARGRREDYPGGQSHRNRNIAGNYPEKPSGRESHGIKDPTKSKEKEVENPLGDGKGNKHKKHRKRRKGDENEGFPTAELLEGARKPREPVTAEDVKTDSLFMLPSRDDATPVRDEPMEADSIAFKPVSEKEKKEKDKPKAKIDKTKRKVEVAVPPKKDNVIKPAKASQEKADTDREKSPRTEPPVKKVKEELPKTDSVKTSSSQKDEKALGTPRKVHPKVTKDHPETRPAKEEKAKKDHPKETKSEKPSNKEDKSKKPAEKSKPSDAKPEKRKRKADEKVDKEHEATSVKASKPEPAESKTSPKGKTEPDSEKGERTPEKDKSAFLNNPAKKIKLNRETGKKIVSGENVPPAKEPVEKPEPSSSKVKQEKTKGKVRRKVTAADGSSSTLVDYTSTSSTGGSPVRKTEEKPDTKRTVIKTMEEYNNDITAPAEDVIIMIQVPQSKWDKDDFESEEEDIKSTQVPTNIGKPASVVKNVSVKPPNPIKHNEKETEPLEKTQKTTKEASYESSQHDAKSSKSSVSNEKGKTKDRDHSLSDKDTSEKRKSNVQPEKDHSERAAEQGNGKNISQSSKDSRSSEKHDTGRGSTAKDFTPNRDKKSEHDGNRDHSSSKRRDEKSELVRRKDSPSRNRESTAVQKTKPRDERAEPSKKGAGDAKRSSYSPSRERKQSDHKAAHDSKRTLEENKTLDKNSGKEKEKEKHVPELKSNKEKEPGGNKPPLRQESPDVKNEKENVTGQNDKSVVKPKPQVSSSSRLSSDLTRETDEAAFVPDYNESDSESNVSAKDEEAAGKNPKEPKEKAVDKVKEDVAAPAAVDQPEASRSQSQSSPSVSRSRSQSPSESQTRSHSSSASSGESQDSKKKKKKKEKKKHKKHKKHKKHKKHIGNETELEKSQKHKHKKKKSKKSKDKEKDDQKVKSVPT; from the exons ATGTCGTGCGTCCACTACAAGTTCTCCTCCAAGCTGAACTATGATACGGTCACCTTCGACGGCCTCCACATCTCCCTGTGCGACCTCAAGCGCCAGATCATGGGCCGCGAGAAGCTGAAGGCGGCCGACTGCGACCTGCAGATCACCAACGCCCAGACCAAAGAAG aatacacaGATGATAATGCCCTGATTCCTAAGAACTCATCGGTAATTGTCAGAAGAATCCCTATTGGAGGAGTTAAAGCTACCAGCAAAACATATGTTAT gACTCCTAAATCGCACAAAATCCTAGAAACTGCTTTCAG aAGTCGAACTGAGCCAGTGAGTGGAACATCAAAAGCA ATTGATGACTCTTCTGCATCTATTTCTCTGGCCCAGCTTACTaag ACTGCCAATCTGGCTGAAGCCAATGCTTCcgaagaagataaaataaaagctatgaTGACACAGTCTGGCCATGAATATGATCCAATCAA TTACATGAAGAAACCCTTGGGTCCACCTCCACCATCCTATACTTGCTTTCGTTGCGGGAAACCTGGCCACTATATAAAGAACTGCCCAACAAATGGG GACAAAAATTTTGAGTCGGTTCCCAGAATTAAAAAGAGCACAGGAATTCCAAGGAGTTTCATGATGGAGGTGAAGGATCCCAATACAAAGGGTGCTATGCtgacaaacactggaaaatatgCAATACCAACTATTGATGC GGAAGCCTATGCTataggaaagaaggaaaagcctCCCTTTTTACCAGAGGAGCCATCATCCTCCTCAGAAGAAGATGATCCTATTCCAGATGAGTTGTTATGTCTCATTTGTAAAGATATAATGACTGATGCAGTTGTTATTCCCTGCTGTGGAAACAGTTATTGTGACGAAT GTATTAGAACAGCATTACTGGAATCTGAGGAACATACATGCCCAACGTGTCATCAAACAGATGTTTCTCCTGATGCTTTAATTGCCAACAAGTTCCTACGCCAG GCTGTGAACAACTTCAAAAACGAAACTGGCTACACAAAAAGGCTTCGTAAGCAGattcagcagcaacagcagcagcagccaccaccacctccaccacctccaccGCCACCCCTAATGAGACAAACAATAACACGCAACCTGCAACCTCTGCTCCGGCCAGCTATTTCCAGACAGCAGGACCCACTAATGATACCATTAGCTTCTCTGGCTTCtcgttctgctgctgctttgtcatCGTTGGCCCCTGGTCAGTCACCTGGGCTGCCCGTAAATCCATCTTCTGTTGTTGTCTCTGATCTCCCTCCAGCAGTGTCCCTATCTCTCCGTGGTGAAAAGCCAGATGGACCTTTTCG TGATGCCGATACTGTCAtacctcctgctgctctggtgaCTGCCGCTGAACTTTCTAAATCTTCCCCTCTGTCAATCAGCAGTTTGTTGGAAGAGAag GGCTATCAGGTTCCTGTACTAAGACAACCAGCGTTACCAAGTCTTCTGGGCCCCCAAGGACAATCCATACCCACAACTG GTCATCCAATGAGAGCCAGTACAATTCGCTCAGCAGGCGGCAGGCCAGGCTGGGAACT AAGTTCAAATCGAGGACGCCCGCATAGTGAACGTGCACAAAGGACTCAGGCCCCAACACTACCAGCATCTACACCAGTCTTTGTGCCTGTGCCTCCACCTCCCCTGTATCCTCCACCACCCCATGCACTTCCTCTTCCACCGGGGGTACCACCACCACAGTTTCCTCCTCAGTTTCCACCTGGTCAGCCTCCATCTGCTGGGTACACTGTCCCCCCTCCAGGATaccccccagctcctgcaaacATGTCATCAGCTTGGGTACCAACAGCAGTACCAACGGCTCATTCAAATACCATCCCAACGACACAAGCACCTCCTTTATCTAGGGAGGAGTTTTACAGAGAACAACGGAGGCTTAAAGAGGA ggaaaagaaaaagtccaAACTTGATGAGTTTACAAATGATTTTGCTAAGGAATTGATGGAATATAAAAAGATTCAAAAGGAGCGTAGGCGTTCGTTTTCCAG gtccaagtctccctaTAGTGCTTCATCTTACTCTAGAAGTTCTTATACCTACTCAAAGTCAAGATCAGGTTCTTCCCGCTCTCGCTCCTACTCTCGATCGTTTAGTCGTTCCCATTCTCGTTCCTACTCACGGTCACCACCATATCCAAGAAGAGGCAAAGGAAAGAGTCGTAATTACCGTTCTAGGTCAAGGTCACATGGTTATCACCGGTCAAGGTCAAGGTCGCCCCCCTACAGACGATACCATTCACGATCAAGGTCTCCAGTATTTAGAGGCCAGTCTCCCACTAAACggactatacctcaaggggaaggagaaagggaatatTTTAACAGATACAGAGAAGTTCCACCATATGATATGAAAGCTTACTATGGCAGATCTGTTGACTTTAGAGAtccatttgaaaaggaaagatacAGAGAATGGGAAAGGAACTATAGAGAATGGTATGAAAAGTTTTACAAGGGCTATGCTGTTGGTGCTCAGCCTCGACCTCCAGTAAATAGAGAGAACTTTTCTCCAGATAGGTTTGGGCCACCTGGGACCAGACGAGAGAATTCACCGTATGCTCGGGGACGTAGGGAGGATTATCCTGGTGGGCAGAGCCACAGAAATCGTAATATAGCTGGAAATTACCCTGAAAAGCCTTCTGGAAGAGAGAGCCATGGCATCAAAGATCCTACAAAATCAAAAGAGAAGGAGGTGGAAAATCCCCTGGGAGATggcaaaggaaataaacataaaaaacaccggaagagaagaaaaggggatGAGAATGAAGGATTTCCCACTGCTGAGTTGTTAGAAGGTGCAAGAAAACCAAGAGAGCCAGTTACAGCAGAAGACGTTAAAACGGACTCTCTGTTCATGCTCCCAAGCAGAGATGATGCCACCCCTGTGAGAGACGAGCCTATGGAAGCAGACTCTATTGCTTTCAAACCGGTgtctgaaaaggagaaaaaagagaaggataaGCCAAAAGCAAAAATTGACAAGACAAAGCGGAAAGTTGAAGTGGCTGTTCCTCCCAAGAAAGACAATGTAATAAAACCAGCTAAAGCATCCCAAGAGAAGGCAGACACCGATCGTGAAAAATCTCCTCGAACAGAACCTCCTGTGAAAAAAGTGAAGGAGGAGTTGCCAAAGACTGACAGTGTTAAAACATCTTCCTCTCAAAAGGATGAGAAGGCTCTTGGTACCCCACGGAAAGTTCACCCCAAAGTAACAAAAGATCACCCAGAAACCAGACCAGCcaaggaggaaaaggcaaagaaagacCATCCAAAAGAAACCAAGTCGGAGAAGCCCTCCAACAAAGAGGACAAGTcaaaaaaacctgctgaaaaaagcaaaccttctgatgcaaaacctgaaaaaagaaaaagaaaagcagatgaaaaggTTGATAAAGAACATGAAGCCACTTCCGTAAAGGCCTCTAAGCCAGAACCTGCTGAATCAAAAACATCGCCGAAGGGGAAGACTGAGCCTGATAGTGAAAAAGGAGAGCGAACTCCAGAGAAGgataaatctgcttttcttaACAACCCTGCAAAAAAGATTAAACTTAACCGAGAAACTGGCAAAAAGATTGTGAGTGGAGAAAATGTGCCACCTGCAAAGGAACCTGTTGAGAAACCCGagccaagcagcagcaaagttaaacaagaaaaaacaaagggaaaagtgagaagaaaagtaACAGCAGCTGATGGATCTAGTTCAACTCTTGTAGATTACACCAG caCTAGTTCTACTGGAGGAAGCCCTGTtagaaagactgaagaaaagcCAGATACAAAACGAACTGTCATTAAGACCATGGAGGAGTATAATAATGATATAACAGCCCCTGCTGAAGACGTCATTATTATGATCCAGGTCCCTCAGTCAAAGTGGGATAAAGATGACTTTGAGTCTGAAGAGGAAGACATTAAATCTACCCAGGTGCCTACAAACATAGGAAAACCTGCTAGTGTTGTAAAAAATGTGAGCGTTAAGCCACCAAACCCCATAAAACACAATGAGAAAGAGACGGAGCCTttggagaaaacacagaaaactacAAAAGAGGCAAGTTACGAAAGCTCCCAGCATGATGCAAAAAGTTCAAAAAGTTCCGTGTcgaatgaaaaaggaaaaaccaaagACCGGGATCATTCTTTGTCAGACAAGGACACTTCtgagaagagaaagagcaaCGTTCAGCCAGAAAAAGACCACTCGGAACGTGCAGCTGagcaaggaaatggaaaaaatatttctcaatcTTCCAAAGACAGCAGATCTTCAGAGAAACATGATACTGGTCGTGGATCCACTGCTAAAGACTTTACTCCTAACCGAGACAAAAAGTCTGAGCATGATGGCAACAGAGATCATTCTAGTTCCAAGCGTAGAGATGAAAAGAGTGAATTAGTAAGGAGAAAAGACTCCCCTTCTCGAAACAGAGAGTCTACAGCAGTACAGAAAACTAAGCCAAGAGACGAACGAGCAGAGCCGTCCAAAAAGGGTGCTGGAGATGCCAAAAGGAGCAGCTACAGTCCTTCGCGTGAGCGGAAGCAGTCTGATCACAAAGCTGCTCACGATTCCAAGCGTACattggaggaaaacaaaactctagataaaaattcaggaaaagagaaggagaaagagaagcatGTACCAGAACTAAAGAGCAATAAAGAGAAAGAGCCAGGTGGTAATAAACCGCCTTTGAGACAAGAATccccagatgtaaaaaatgagaaagagaacGTGACTGGACAAAACGATAAAAGTGTTGTCAAGCCCAAGCCTCAGGTAAGCAGCTCCTCACGGCTCTCTTCTGATCTAACTCGAGAGACTGATGAGGCTGCGTTTGTACCAGACTATAATGAAAGTGACAGCGAGAGTAACGTATCTGCAAAAGATGaagaagctgcaggaaaaaatccTAAAGAACCGAAAGAAAAGGCTGTTGATAAGGTGAAAGAGGATGTGGCAGCACCTGCTGCTGTTGACCAGCCTGAAGCGAGCAGAAGTCAAAGTCAAAGCAGTCCCAGCGTTAGCCGCAGCCGTAGTCAAAGCCCTTCTGAGAGTCAGACTCGAAGccacagcagcagtgccagctcAGGAGAGAGTcaagacagcaagaaaaagaaaaagaagaaagagaagaagaagcACAAGAAGCATAAGAAACACAAGAAGCATAAGAAACACATTGGAAACGAAACGGAATTGGAAAAGAGccaaaaacacaaacacaagaagaaaaaatcgAAGAAGAGCAAAGATAAAGAGAAAGATGACCAAAAAGTGAAATCTGTCCCTACATAG